Proteins from one Gossypium raimondii isolate GPD5lz chromosome 8, ASM2569854v1, whole genome shotgun sequence genomic window:
- the LOC105790509 gene encoding linoleate 9S-lipoxygenase 5, translating into MSDEKLQELKDNFVEALIRFLGPESTLPHLWDRECPDFITRVAHFFVPKAAISKKDVRFIRSIIDFCRKLKLPSSHGGPSRSDPSEEQDIFEDIIGFYADKEVEELDNSDKQRLEKLVPKEILNQVVATLALKRRHVSAQLPSIIAEEKFAWAEDKEFGRQMLAGTNPVRIRKCKWQDEEVSLLGKIFRKMQDSPSDSSKDGEPEEMKSNPQEWEDLFKPEMKSNPQKRKEYLLKVQQEKQYNQPQWRDFFKALVNDRVFILDHHYLERFLTMINGKGVCAYATRTILIASTSSSATLQPIGIELSLTGDSTRLLVPQDTPLWEFAKFHVASNDTAYHQLVSHWLHTHAVVEPFIIATRRQLSVMHPIHRLLDPHFKDTLHINALARAIFLNAGGILETLLFTGEYSMELSSDLYREWRFDKQALPEDLLERGMAKPRVRDEVVSGPMEHVESDKSSNKAAKGAEQEMFEVDAEVELVLEDYPYVKDGIEIWTAIETWVTEYCNVFYHNDNDVKEDEEIQEWWNEIKTRGHEDRKEGWYDINTFESLVKALTTLIWITSGLHAAVNFGQYGYGGWPPNRPMLLRKFLPRDEEIKEDKDIFKFVEEMLPDKFQMKLAIAVMDLLSRHTSDEVYLGQTSPQKERPLIEDHESIIQKKFKEFRGNLEAIERNIKERNKEYLLMNRWGNAKIPYKLLYPDTSKSIPLTAKEKGKHHPEKADINESGISNSISI; encoded by the exons ATGAGCGACGAAAAACTACAAGAACTGAAAGACAACTTCGTCGAGGCTCTTATTCGATTTCTTGGGCCGGAATCAACGCTCCCACACTTGTGGGATCGAGAATGTCCCGACTTCATCACCAGAGTTGCACATTTCTTTGTACCCAAGGCAGCTATATCGAAGAAAGATGTTAGATTCATTCGATCCATAATAGATTTCTGTAGAAAGCTAAAATTACCATCTTCTCATGGAGGTCCCAGCAGGTCAGATCCAAGTGAGGAACAAGACATTTTTGAAGACATTATAGGCTTTTATGCAGACAAAGAAGTGGAAGAACTGGATAATTCGGACAAGCAGAGGCTAGAAAAATTGGTACCCAAGGAAATTCTTAACCAAGTTGTTGCCACTCTTGCTCTCAAAAGACGACATGTCAGTGCTCAATTGCCTTCAATTATAGCAG AGGAAAAATTCGCTTGGGCTGAGGACAAGGAGTTTGGTCGCCAAATGCTTGCAGGAACAAATCCTGTTCGAATCCGGAAGTGCAAGTGGCAG GATGAGGAAGTCTCACTTCTTGggaaaattttcaggaaaatgCAGGATTCTCCTTCTGACTCATCTAAAGATGGTGAGCCAGAg GAAATGAAGTCGAACCCGCAAGAATGGGAAGATTTGTTTAAGCcg GAAATGAAGTCGAACCCACAGAAACGGAAAGAATATTTGCTTAag GTTCAACAGGAAAAGCAGTATAACCAGCCGCAATGGCGAGATTTTTTTAAg GCACTGGTAAACGATAGGGTATTCATCTTGGATCATCATTACCTTGAGCGATTTCTGACAATGATAAATGGGAAAGGTGTTTGTGCTTACGCAACTCGAACAATACTAATAGCTTCGACATCATCGTCCGCAACGCTTCAACCAATAGGAATAGAACTAAGCTTGACTGGTGACTCTACTAGATTGTTGGTTCCACAAGATACTCCCCTATGGGAGTTTGCAAAATTTCACGTTGCATCCAACGATACAGCTTACCACCAGTTAGTTAGCCATTG GTTGCATACACATGCTGTAGTTGAGCCATTCATAATTGCCACAAGGAGACAGTTGAGCGTAATGCATCCAATCCATAGGCTATTGGATCCTCATTTCAAAGACACACTGCATATAAATGCATTGGCTCGAGCCATCTTCCTTAATGCTGGAGGGATTCTGGAGACTCTTCTTTTTACTGGTGAATACTCCATGGAATTGTCTTCTGACTTGTATAGAGAATGGAGATTTGATAAGCAGGCTCTTCCTGAAGACCTTCTCGAAAG AGGTATGGCGAAACCCAGAGTTAGAGATGAGGTTGTGTCGGGGCCAATGGAGCATGTAGAGAGTGACAAATCAAGCAACAAGGCGGCGAAAGGTGCAGAACAGGAGATGTTTGAGGTTGACGCTGAGGTGGAGCTGGTTTTAGAAGACTATCCCTACGTAAAAGATGGAATTGAGATATGGACAGCCATTGAAACATGGGTGACAGAATACTGCAATGTTTTCTACCATAACGACAATGATGTGAAGGAAGATGAGGAAATCCAAGAATGGTGGAATGAAATCAAAACGAGAGGACATGAAGATCGAAAGGAGGGATGGTACGACATTAATACATTCGAAAGCCTCGTAAAAGCTCTGACAACTCTCATATGGATCACTTCAGGATTGCATGCAGCAGTGAACTTCGGACAGTACGGATACGGGGGTTGGCCACCAAATCGTCCCATGTTATTGAGAAAATTCCTCCCAAGAGACGAAGAAATAAAGGAAGATAAGGATATCTTCAAGTTCGTGGAGGAGATGTTGCCTGATAAGTTCCAAATGAAGTTGGCAATTGCGGTAATGGATCTTCTGTCACGGCATACATCAGATGAGGTTTATTTGGGTCAAACATCACCCCAAAAAGAGCGGCCATTGATTGAGGATCACGAGTCTATAATTCagaaaaagtttaaagaatTCAGGGGAAACCTTGAAGCAATAGAGCGAAATATAAAGGAGAGGAATAAAGAATATCTTTTAATGAATAGATGGGGAAATGCAAAGATTCCGTACAAGCTCTTGTACCCTGATACATCAAAATCCATCCCTCTAACGGCTAAGGAGAAAGGGAAACATCATCCTGAGAAGGCGGATATTAATGAAAGTGGAATCTCTAACAGTATTTCCATTTAA